One stretch of Streptomyces peucetius DNA includes these proteins:
- a CDS encoding bleomycin resistance protein, with protein sequence MTERTIPLLPCRTIQPVVDFYTALGFGTTFVQRSPYPYAVVERGPVQLQFFGMKQYDPAESYSGCYVVTDDVDALHATFRAGLKAAYGRIPTRGLPRIGPLKDMSYGMRQFLMTDPGGNTIRVGRPVSDDPSLRPVPRETFARALHLADLFADSKQDLPGAARIVDHALAQEGERPTAVQHLRLLVLRADVARRLGDEPLARRLLEQAAALRLGAGERDAAQDALARLAELRA encoded by the coding sequence ATGACCGAGAGGACCATCCCGCTCCTGCCCTGCCGGACGATCCAGCCGGTGGTCGATTTCTACACCGCTCTGGGTTTCGGGACGACTTTCGTACAGCGCAGCCCCTACCCCTACGCGGTGGTCGAGCGCGGCCCCGTGCAGCTGCAGTTCTTCGGCATGAAACAGTACGACCCGGCGGAGTCCTATTCCGGCTGCTATGTCGTCACCGACGACGTCGACGCCCTCCACGCGACGTTCCGCGCCGGGCTCAAGGCGGCCTACGGCCGGATCCCCACCCGGGGGCTGCCGCGCATCGGCCCGCTGAAGGACATGTCGTACGGGATGCGGCAGTTCCTGATGACCGACCCGGGCGGCAACACCATCCGGGTCGGCCGGCCGGTCAGCGACGACCCGAGCCTGCGGCCGGTGCCCAGGGAGACGTTCGCCCGCGCACTGCATCTGGCCGATCTGTTCGCCGACTCCAAGCAGGATCTTCCGGGCGCGGCCAGGATCGTCGACCACGCGCTGGCGCAGGAGGGCGAGCGCCCCACCGCCGTGCAGCACCTGAGGCTGCTGGTCCTGCGCGCCGACGTCGCTCGGCGGCTCGGCGACGAACCCCTCGCCCGCCGGCTGCTCGAGCAGGCGGCGGCGCTGCGGCTCGGCGCCGGGGAGCGGGACGCCGCACAGGACGCCCTGGCCCGGCTGGCCGAGCTGCGGGCATGA
- a CDS encoding PadR family transcriptional regulator yields MSAIRLLVLGAVRQHGRAHGYQVRNDLEYWGAHEWSNAKPGSIYHALKQMAKQGLLHAHEVAPSTAGGPPRTEYEITEKGTEAYFELLRESLTAYDEKMDVLSAAVGFVVDLPRAEAVELLEQRVRGIEQWRASVTEYYTPEEGPESLGHIGEIMNMWVSSADWGAEWTRGLIRRIEAGAYTFAGEGEPFVGVLAEGEENPYATGEPHEGDTR; encoded by the coding sequence ATGTCTGCCATCCGCCTGCTGGTCCTGGGCGCCGTGCGCCAGCACGGCCGGGCCCACGGTTACCAGGTACGCAACGACCTGGAGTACTGGGGAGCCCACGAGTGGTCGAACGCCAAGCCCGGCTCGATCTACCACGCGCTCAAACAGATGGCGAAGCAGGGACTGCTGCACGCGCACGAGGTCGCGCCCTCCACGGCCGGCGGCCCGCCGCGTACCGAGTACGAGATCACGGAGAAGGGCACCGAGGCGTACTTCGAGCTGCTGCGCGAGTCGCTGACCGCATACGACGAGAAGATGGACGTGCTCTCCGCGGCCGTCGGCTTCGTCGTCGACCTGCCGCGGGCGGAAGCCGTCGAGCTGCTCGAGCAGCGGGTGCGCGGCATCGAGCAGTGGCGCGCCTCGGTCACCGAGTACTACACGCCGGAGGAAGGGCCCGAGTCGCTCGGGCACATCGGCGAGATCATGAATATGTGGGTCTCGTCCGCGGACTGGGGCGCCGAGTGGACCCGTGGCCTGATCCGGCGGATCGAGGCCGGGGCGTACACCTTCGCGGGCGAGGGCGAGCCGTTCGTCGGGGTGCTCGCGGAAGGCGAGGAGAACCCGTACGCGACGGGTGAGCCGCACGAGGGGGACACCCGCTGA